A DNA window from Chryseobacterium sp. MEBOG06 contains the following coding sequences:
- a CDS encoding 5-(carboxyamino)imidazole ribonucleotide synthase, translating into MKIGILGGGQLGRMLIQSALKYDDEFYTLDPSSDAPCHNISYFTQGNFNDYETVLNFGKDKDVVTIEIEHVNADALAELEKQGIRVVPNAGIIKTIQQKILQKEFYKTHDIPSPEFQVVWSSEEKIIMSLPFVQKMNTGGYDGKGVQVIKTEEDYQHLWKEASVIESLVDIDKELSVIVARNGKGETNTFPVTEMVADPKLNLLDFNVCPVLLTEDVQQQIDIITEKFLNAVNSPGLFAIELFLDKEGKIWVNETAPRLHNSGHQSQEGNTNSQFEQMYRVVKDLPLADTDAITYSGMLNLVGAEGYSGKVVYEGMEEVLKLPETYIHLYGKTETKPGRKMGHINVLADCREELMEKLVMVKGMVRVISE; encoded by the coding sequence ATGAAAATAGGAATTCTGGGAGGCGGACAGCTGGGAAGAATGTTGATACAGAGTGCATTAAAGTATGATGATGAGTTTTATACTCTGGACCCGTCTTCTGATGCTCCATGTCATAATATCTCGTATTTTACACAGGGAAATTTCAATGATTATGAAACAGTTTTGAACTTTGGAAAGGATAAAGATGTTGTCACTATTGAAATAGAACACGTAAATGCGGATGCTTTGGCCGAGCTTGAAAAACAGGGAATAAGAGTTGTTCCCAATGCAGGTATTATCAAAACGATTCAGCAGAAGATCCTTCAGAAAGAATTTTATAAAACTCATGATATCCCAAGTCCGGAATTTCAGGTAGTATGGAGCAGTGAGGAAAAGATCATCATGTCTTTACCATTTGTACAGAAAATGAATACAGGCGGTTATGACGGAAAAGGGGTACAGGTCATCAAAACTGAAGAAGATTATCAGCACTTATGGAAGGAAGCTTCAGTGATTGAAAGTCTTGTTGACATAGATAAAGAACTTTCTGTTATCGTTGCCAGAAACGGAAAAGGGGAAACTAATACTTTTCCGGTAACGGAAATGGTTGCCGATCCAAAACTGAATCTGTTAGATTTCAATGTATGCCCGGTTCTTCTGACAGAAGATGTTCAGCAGCAAATAGATATTATTACTGAAAAGTTTTTAAACGCTGTCAATTCTCCAGGCCTTTTTGCTATTGAATTGTTCCTTGATAAAGAAGGAAAAATCTGGGTGAACGAGACCGCTCCAAGACTTCACAATTCAGGACATCAGAGCCAGGAAGGAAATACCAACTCACAGTTTGAGCAGATGTACCGTGTGGTGAAAGATTTACCTTTAGCAGATACGGATGCTATTACTTACAGCGGAATGCTGAATTTGGTAGGTGCGGAAGGATATTCAGGAAAAGTAGTCTACGAAGGAATGGAAGAGGTTCTGAAGTTGCCTGAAACCTATATTCATTTGTATGGGAAAACAGAAACTAAACCAGGAAGAAAGATGGGGCACATCAACGTTTTGGCAGATTGCCGTGAAGAATTAATGGAAAAGC